From the genome of Drosophila melanogaster chromosome 2L, one region includes:
- the CG14014 gene encoding uncharacterized protein, with the protein MAQSTNSKKLMMFRTPNEEEALKNQIFIFNSPIDYKDQQLIVYQKPGILTGDKDYGYCVVYKRDHYVLNNPPNFKSPTKRSFLNECIRQLYLMNGMGHKMYWRTTSAMALSTPGEVWHQVNSCLLPERLTPQKESLKRVKRQLFRDPRADRKNPNPLKGKCWGTQVFCFKSMREKIGRKYIRRGYLTIARREALQEMIREHLAREMVCTPAACRTVISASDGIFNVNAGVIGDICSYHSHAARHQPVVERRLTAGEARLRNNEACRLTQRAKRLEAMFIHEQVRRAVQNHQLILEESVRSIYYAKELFRLIEDHEEFVYTDNKILSRI; encoded by the coding sequence ATGGCTCAGTCCACGAATTCCAAGAAGCTGATGATGTTCCGCACTCCCAACGAGGAGGAGGCCCTGAAGAATCAGATCTTCATCTTTAACTCGCCCATTGACTACAAGGACCAGCAGCTGATCGTGTACCAGAAACCAGGCATCCTCACCGGAGACAAGGACTACGGCTACTGCGTGGTGTACAAGCGAGATCACTACGTGCTCAATAACCCGCCCAACTTCAAGAGCCCCACGAAGAGGAGCTTCCTCAACGAATGCATCCGCCAGTTGTATCTGATGAACGGCATGGGTCACAAGATGTACTGGAGGACTACAAGTGCAATGGCGCTGAGTACACCCGGCGAAGTGTGGCACCAGGTGAACAGTTGCCTGCTCCCAGAACGACTGACGCCGCAAAAGGAGAGCCTGAAGCGGGTGAAGAGGCAACTTTTCCGGGATCCACGGGCAGATCGCAAGAATCCCAACCCACTCAAAGGCAAATGCTGGGGCACCCAAGTCTTCTGCTTCAAATCGATGCGCGAGAAGATTGGCAGGAAGTACATCCGCCGGGGCTATCTGACCATCGCACGCCGCGAAGCCCTGCAGGAGATGATCCGTGAGCACTTGGCACGAGAAATGGTCTGCACTCCGGCCGCATGCAGAACGGTAATCAGCGCCTCCGACGGAATCTTCAATGTGAATGCCGGTGTCATCGGCGACATCTGTAGCTACCACAGCCACGCGGCTCGCCATCAGCCCGTCGTGGAGCGCCGTCTGACGGCCGGCGAAGCACGTCTCCGGAACAACGAGGCCTGTCGCCTGACTCAGCGGGCCAAGCGGCTGGAGGCCATGTTCATACACGAACAAGTGCGACGGGCCGTCCAGAACCACCAGCTCATTCTGGAGGAGTCGGTGCGATCCATCTACTATGCCAAGGAGCTCTTCCGCCTTATCGAGGATCACGAGGAGTTCGTCTACACGGACAACAAGATCCTGTCTAGAATCTGA
- the CG18269 gene encoding uncharacterized protein — protein MGNVMDRKVSCSEARATNTTPTPIASEKETEAPLKEQVLEPQEIVPNLSFHLFSYRQQMGSKKHQLMKWATSKLVLTEELLKLQRQRLADTNESWTDFASLYADKDDEENREPNGDDTLVQELSNLRNYRMELRGTILEFAQEKMKKREKKKLKRLKRRTLISSKKPSNKNKIDYWYPHTDIEETVDLDPQDQTEVVVID, from the coding sequence ATGGGCAACGTAATGGATCGCAAGGTGTCCTGCTCAGAGGCACGTGCCACAAacaccacgcccactccgaTTGCGAGTGAAAAGGAGACGGAGGCGCCACTGAAGGAACAAGTGCTGGAGCCGCAGGAGATTGTCCCAAATTTATCGTTCCATTTGTTCAGCTATCGACAGCAAATGGGCAGCAAGAAGCACCAGTTGATGAAGTGGGCCACATCCAAGTTGGTACTCACCGAAGAGCTGCTCAAATTGCAAAGGCAACGACTGGCAGATACCAACGAGTCCTGGACCGATTTTGCATCCTTGTACGCGGACAAGGATGATGAGGAGAATCGTGAACCAAATGGTGACGATACATTAGTTCAGGAACTGAGCAACCTGAGAAACTATCGAATGGAATTGAGGGGCACCATTCTGGAGTTTGCCCAGGAGAAGATGAAGAAGCGAGAGAAGAAAAAGTTGAAGCGACTGAAACGACGCACCCTCATCTCCTCCAAGAAACCCAGCAATAAGAATAAGATCGACTACTGGTATCCGCATACGGATATCGAGGAGACGGTGGACTTGGATCCTCAGGATCAAACGGAAGTCGTTGTCATCGATTAG
- the CG14013 gene encoding uncharacterized protein, which yields MATQGKSVDFSVLEFDNYNDYISSFATVTDHRYLGNQNTIKTIVQLGYRTTKIPYTAEEYEKRVDLALEAIRPKLAHVGLFSDLLSPTNRDPVLLEFKARELLNLNKILSTIVFTSYIHMDGSEISGYIDLDMSWRNCFREAIKHTDWRGVFQGRSRLKPMPHHLSYSNPRYNVVKYTDSDNYQVMHDHHFGLMFMHRGDHKMISVGGQFNIYSRNAKRSMVYSPKFGYVVFYDHFVRKKV from the exons GTTTGACAATTACAATGACTACATCTCCTCGTTTGCCACCGTCACGGACCACAGATATCTGGGCAATCAAAACACGATCAAGACCATCGTCCAGCTGGGCTACCGCACCACCAAGATACCCTACACAGCCGAAGAGTATGAGAAGAGGGTTGACCTGGCCCTGGAGGCCATTAGGCCGAAGCTGGCACACGTGGGCCTGTTCAGCGACCTCCTGTCGCCGACGAACAGGGACCCAGTTCTTCTGGAGTTCAAGGCCCGCGAGCTGCTCAACTTGAACAAGATACTATCG ACCATCGTTTTTACCTCGTACATCCACATGGACGGCTCGGAGATCTCCGGCTACATAGACCTGGACATGAGCTGGCGCAACTGCTTCCGCGAGGCAATCAAGCACACAGACTGGCGGGGAGTCTTCCAAGGTCGCTCTCGTCTGAAGCCCATGCCACACCATCTCAGCTACTCGAATCCCCGGTATAACGTGGTCAAGTACACGGATAGCGATAACTACCAGGTGATGCACGACCATCACTTCGGACTGATGTTCATGCATCGCGGTGACCACAAAATGATTTCGGTGGGCGGCCAGTTCAACATTTACTCGAGGAACGCCAAGCGATCGATGGTCTACTCTCCCAAGTTCGGGTATGTTGTGTTCTACGATCACTTTGTCCGCAAGAAGGTATAG